A segment of the Bacillota bacterium genome:
GGCCTCCGGAAAGCTTGATGCCCCGTTCACCGACATAGGTATCGTACCCGTCAGGCAGGGTCATCACAAAGTCGTGAATCTGGGCCTTCTTTGCTGCATCGATCATCGCCTCTTCGGAAGCGGTGGGATCTCCATAGAGGATGTTCTCCCGGATGCTCCCGGTGAACAAGAAAACATCCTGTTGGACCACACCAATATTCCGTCGCAGGGATTCCAAAGTAACCCGGCGGATGTCGATACCATCCACTAGGATACGACCGCTGGTCACATCATAAAACCGCGGGATCAACTGACAAAGGGTGGTTTTCCCCCCGCCTGAAGGACCCACAAAGGCCACGGTAGACCCCGCGGGAATCTTCAAGGAGACATCCTTCAACACCGGCTGGGAAGAATTATATTCAAAAGACACATTCTCAAGTTCAATCTCACCCCGAACCTTATGCAGGGTAACGGCATCAGGGGCATCGGTTATGCTGGGCTTTACGTCCATTAACTCCACGAAACGGGCAAAGCCGGCCATCCCTTGCTGGTACTGCTGGGTAAAGTTGATCAGTCGCCGAATGGGTTGCAGGAAAAAGCTTATGAACATCAGATAGGCTGTCAGATCCGCAAGATCGATATACCCCAAGTGCATGATCCAAGCCCCCACCCCCAAGACGGCCACGTTCAAAATGTTGGTGAGAAAGCTCAGCCCAGATGAGTACTCCGCCATGGCCTTGAAGGCTTCGTACCGGGAATACTTGAAGGCGCTGTTGGCATGGTCAAAACGCTGCATCTCATATTCTTCATTCACGAAACTCTTGGCCACACGGATTCCCGCCAGGCTGTTTTCCAAATCCGCGTTCACTTCCGCGATCTTTCGCCGTTCCTCGGTGAAGGCTTCGGACATAGCGGTACGCTTCTTGCTAGCGTAGATTAGTATGAAGGGAACAAAGACAAAGGCCACCAGGGTCAACGGCACATTGACTGTGATCAGATAGGCAAAGGAACCAATGAGCATAAACCCGGCGATAAACACATCCTCCGGACCATGGTGGGCTAACTCTGTAACGTCCCTCAGGTCATTCACGATCCGTGACATCAAGTATCCGACCTTGGTATCGTCAAAGAACTTGAAATCCAGGGTCTGCAGATGGGTGAAGAGATCCTTGCGCATATGATATTCCATATTGACACCCATCTTGTGTCCGTAATAGTCGACCACGTATTGACAAAGGAGGCGTATGGTGTAAAGGACCACCAAGGCAACGGTCCAGACCAGGACAGCCTGCATATTCCGGTTGGGAATAAAGTCTTTCATAAACATGCGCGTCACAACGGGAAATGCCAGATCCAGAATGGCAATGGCGGCGGCACAAGACATATCAAAAAGGAAGAGCCAACGTTCTGTTTTGTAGTATGAAATGAAGATCTTGAGCAAACGCATAGTATTCCAGATTCCTTTCTACCAGACAACTTACTTGATTAACCTGATCTTCTTGGGGTGAGGTGTAGAGAAGATGGAACATACAAAAGGCCCAACTTGGCCACAGGCGATCTTGGACAAGTCACTTCCCTCTCCCATGGCATTATACCATGGATTTGTAAGACTTGAGGGGTTGATCCCACGCGCTGTTGTGGCAGAACCTGACATCTTTTGCTGCAACATTGTGTCAAATCATGGGTACCTAAGCCCACTTTTTCACTGGAAAGAGTCGACGACATTCCGCAAACCCTCCTAGGACCATGACAAAACACCTTGAAGGCTTCCCCAGCGAGCAAGGGCTACGTCCAAGCGTCCCTTCCCCCTTTCAGGGTGATGATGGCAAGCACGCCAATGGTTTTGCCGTCTTCCCCCAGGGGTATTTCTCCGGCGGCAAAGGTATTTCCTGCTGCGCGGAGAAGAATCAGATTGGTACCGTCTATGGTCTCGAGGAGGTGCGCCGATGGACCCTGCCCACAGGGATCGCCTCTTAATTGTTCACTGTGACGATGTGGGTTTGAGTTGGGAAGCAA
Coding sequences within it:
- a CDS encoding ABC transporter ATP-binding protein, producing the protein MLKIFISYYKTERWLFLFDMSCAAAIAILDLAFPVVTRMFMKDFIPNRNMQAVLVWTVALVVLYTIRLLCQYVVDYYGHKMGVNMEYHMRKDLFTHLQTLDFKFFDDTKVGYLMSRIVNDLRDVTELAHHGPEDVFIAGFMLIGSFAYLITVNVPLTLVAFVFVPFILIYASKKRTAMSEAFTEERRKIAEVNADLENSLAGIRVAKSFVNEEYEMQRFDHANSAFKYSRYEAFKAMAEYSSGLSFLTNILNVAVLGVGAWIMHLGYIDLADLTAYLMFISFFLQPIRRLINFTQQYQQGMAGFARFVELMDVKPSITDAPDAVTLHKVRGEIELENVSFEYNSSQPVLKDVSLKIPAGSTVAFVGPSGGGKTTLCQLIPRFYDVTSGRILVDGIDIRRVTLESLRRNIGVVQQDVFLFTGSIRENILYGDPTASEEAMIDAAKKAQIHDFVMTLPDGYDTYVGERGIKLSGGQKQRISIARVFLKNPPILILDEATSALDTVTEQEIQEALNELAKDRTTLLIAHRLSTVRHADKIVVLDEGRIQEAGTHRELLQKGGMYAKLHHEQYAFEYGS